The Candidatus Desulfatibia profunda genome has a segment encoding these proteins:
- a CDS encoding corrinoid protein yields the protein MDNQELIEKIALNIVQGRVEAEDEGFDEGFEGQPAVKELVAQVLEEGVDLKAVVIDGLTKAMEIVGEKFEKEEYLIPDMLASAECVGVAMDIMSPHLLKAGVQSKGKFVIATVAGDLHDIGKNIVAIMLKGAAYEIIDLGADVPTATIVAAVKEHKASYLGLSALLTTTMWVMEDVINALKAGGLGDQVKVLIGGAPTSKKFADQIGADAHCKDAFEAIDVLKQMAT from the coding sequence ATGGACAACCAGGAACTCATTGAAAAAATTGCGTTAAACATTGTACAGGGCCGCGTCGAAGCTGAAGATGAAGGCTTTGACGAAGGTTTTGAAGGGCAACCCGCCGTCAAAGAACTGGTGGCTCAGGTCCTTGAAGAAGGCGTCGATCTCAAAGCGGTCGTTATCGACGGCTTGACCAAAGCCATGGAAATCGTCGGAGAAAAATTTGAAAAAGAAGAATATCTCATCCCCGACATGCTGGCTTCGGCCGAATGTGTGGGCGTCGCCATGGATATCATGAGCCCTCACCTGTTGAAAGCCGGTGTGCAAAGCAAGGGGAAATTCGTTATTGCGACCGTGGCCGGAGATCTCCACGATATCGGCAAAAATATCGTAGCCATTATGCTAAAGGGTGCAGCTTATGAGATCATTGACCTGGGGGCGGATGTGCCCACCGCGACAATTGTTGCGGCGGTTAAAGAACATAAGGCCTCCTACCTGGGGCTTTCGGCTTTGTTGACTACCACCATGTGGGTAATGGAAGATGTAATCAACGCCCTCAAAGCTGGTGGGCTTGGCGATCAGGTGAAAGTGCTCATCGGCGGTGCGCCCACATCCAAAAAGTTCGCCGATCAAATCGGTGCCGACGCCCATTGCAAAGATGCCTTCGAGGCCATCGACGTATTAAAGCAAATGGCCACCTAA
- a CDS encoding class I SAM-dependent methyltransferase → MAEIKAYSQAANTGKYDKASGLLGKYDNVRRFWEDQVTSIFMRPALNELVERKRRRLERIRILDLGCGSGDGFDLIMGVTTKDPGIYEYITVALTDDMLKEYVGLEINEDLLRQAQGYYGSNPKIKFIQGDLSNGLTPEIITKEAPFDFYFTSFGTLSHFNNEQCIKIIADVCRHAPEYALFMGDWLGRYSYEWQDLWHHPTDREYFMDYRISYIYPEEERAKADVASFSLKLVCRDEVMHIIEAAAREAGVDIKPVVFFDRSLFIGRHLDTGDYNKNCPKLRGPVNALFENYVRTDLESLLVDYVPRQGFDHLNNFYEHFFMSCNALVQYTIHLLRSFDCQTGKFASVPEILPFYPQPLKDAMDTMRRVIEGVGWLSWGDVRANVIESVLGFSLRKLEMELQPGTGMGHGFVGIFEMRK, encoded by the coding sequence ATGGCGGAAATAAAAGCATACTCCCAGGCGGCTAACACCGGAAAATACGACAAGGCATCCGGGTTGCTGGGAAAATACGATAATGTCAGAAGGTTTTGGGAAGATCAGGTCACCAGTATCTTTATGCGCCCGGCGTTGAACGAACTTGTCGAGCGCAAACGAAGACGCCTGGAACGGATTCGTATTCTGGATTTGGGCTGCGGCAGCGGTGACGGTTTTGATCTTATCATGGGTGTTACCACCAAGGATCCGGGCATCTATGAATATATCACCGTTGCGCTCACCGACGATATGCTCAAAGAATACGTAGGGCTGGAAATCAACGAGGATCTGCTGCGGCAGGCCCAGGGCTACTATGGCTCCAATCCCAAGATAAAATTTATTCAGGGCGATCTGTCGAACGGACTGACGCCCGAGATCATAACCAAAGAGGCCCCGTTTGATTTCTATTTTACCTCTTTTGGCACGCTCTCTCACTTTAACAACGAACAGTGCATCAAGATTATAGCGGATGTTTGCAGACACGCTCCAGAGTATGCCCTGTTCATGGGAGACTGGCTGGGACGTTATTCATATGAATGGCAGGACCTGTGGCACCATCCCACAGATCGGGAATACTTCATGGATTACCGCATATCCTACATATATCCTGAGGAAGAACGAGCCAAGGCCGACGTGGCCTCTTTTTCGCTGAAACTGGTCTGCCGGGACGAGGTCATGCATATCATTGAAGCGGCCGCAAGGGAAGCCGGCGTCGACATTAAACCTGTGGTGTTTTTCGATCGATCCCTTTTTATCGGACGTCACCTGGATACTGGCGACTATAACAAAAACTGCCCCAAATTGCGCGGCCCCGTCAATGCGCTTTTCGAAAACTACGTGCGTACGGACCTGGAAAGCCTTCTGGTCGATTATGTGCCCAGGCAGGGTTTTGATCATCTCAACAACTTTTATGAACATTTTTTTATGTCATGCAACGCCCTGGTTCAATATACCATACACCTTTTGCGAAGCTTTGATTGCCAAACAGGCAAGTTTGCAAGTGTTCCCGAGATTCTTCCTTTTTATCCGCAACCGTTGAAAGATGCCATGGATACCATGCGCAGGGTCATAGAGGGCGTGGGCTGGCTGAGCTGGGGAGATGTCAGGGCCAACGTGATCGAATCGGTGCTCGGCTTTTCCTTAAGAAAGCTGGAAATGGAGCTTCAGCCCGGAACCGGCATGGGGCACGGTTTTGTCGGTATATTCGAAATGCGAAAATAA
- a CDS encoding dihydropteroate synthase, giving the protein MIIIGEKINTSRKRIAEAVASRDAAVIAAVAREQAEAGAHYIDVNAGTFVDRETEYLGWLVKTVQAAVDLPLCLDSPSSKALFEAIKCHRGEPMINSISLEKDRFDAMLPIVTAQPCKIVALCMAETVMPVTVEERVQAAEKLILRLTAEGVALENIFIDPLVQPVSVDTRMGNAALGAIGKIMTDFPGVNTICGLSNISYGLPERRLINSTFLGLCMLQGLSAAILDPTDTVLMATLLAAQMLLGRDEYCEKYIDAYQQGILGT; this is encoded by the coding sequence ATGATCATCATTGGGGAAAAAATCAACACAAGCCGCAAACGTATTGCCGAAGCCGTGGCAAGCCGGGATGCGGCCGTCATTGCCGCCGTTGCCAGGGAACAGGCCGAGGCCGGCGCCCATTATATTGATGTTAACGCCGGTACGTTTGTGGATCGGGAAACCGAATATCTAGGCTGGCTGGTAAAGACGGTTCAAGCTGCCGTTGATTTGCCCCTATGCCTGGACAGTCCCAGCTCCAAAGCGCTTTTTGAAGCGATCAAGTGTCATCGTGGTGAACCGATGATCAATTCGATTTCTTTAGAAAAAGATCGCTTCGATGCCATGCTGCCCATCGTCACGGCCCAGCCCTGTAAGATCGTTGCTTTGTGCATGGCCGAAACGGTCATGCCTGTTACCGTCGAGGAAAGGGTTCAAGCTGCAGAAAAATTGATCCTCAGGTTGACGGCCGAGGGAGTGGCGCTTGAAAATATTTTTATCGATCCTTTAGTGCAGCCGGTTTCCGTGGACACGCGCATGGGCAATGCCGCCCTTGGTGCTATCGGAAAAATCATGACCGATTTCCCCGGGGTCAACACCATCTGCGGCCTTTCCAATATCTCCTATGGCCTGCCGGAGCGCCGTCTGATCAACAGCACCTTTCTGGGGCTGTGCATGCTCCAGGGATTATCCGCCGCAATCTTGGACCCGACAGACACAGTGCTGATGGCGACCCTGCTGGCGGCGCAAATGCTGCTCGGACGCGATGAATATTGTGAAAAGTATATCGATGCCTATCAGCAAGGTATTCTGGGCACGTAA
- a CDS encoding corrinoid protein: MMISTEMLKETIGKGNIQSAVNYTEEALAAGHQVKAILNDGLIAAMDEVGEKFAKGLLFVPQMLRSAKAMQECMKLIKPYLQEGDLFSKGKVVIGTVQRDLHDIGKNLVAMMLEGAGFDIIDLGVDVSADKFAKKAQEIEPDIIAMSALLSTTMPSMGETIEALRRAKIRDKVKVMIGGAPVTAKFAEDIEADVYAPDAGSAVIAAKKLVGAG, translated from the coding sequence ATGATGATTAGTACGGAGATGTTGAAGGAAACGATCGGTAAAGGGAATATCCAGAGTGCCGTAAACTATACCGAAGAGGCTCTCGCTGCCGGGCACCAGGTAAAAGCGATTCTTAATGACGGCCTGATTGCCGCTATGGATGAGGTTGGTGAAAAATTTGCCAAAGGACTGCTGTTTGTACCGCAGATGCTGCGTTCGGCCAAGGCCATGCAGGAATGTATGAAACTGATCAAACCTTACTTACAGGAAGGCGATCTGTTTTCCAAAGGGAAAGTGGTGATCGGAACGGTGCAGCGCGACCTACACGATATCGGTAAAAATTTAGTTGCCATGATGCTTGAAGGCGCCGGATTCGACATTATCGATCTGGGTGTTGATGTTTCTGCCGACAAGTTTGCGAAAAAGGCCCAAGAAATCGAACCGGATATCATTGCCATGTCGGCCTTGCTGTCCACAACCATGCCGAGTATGGGGGAGACCATCGAGGCGCTGCGCCGCGCCAAAATCAGGGATAAGGTCAAGGTGATGATCGGGGGCGCACCGGTTACCGCCAAATTTGCCGAAGATATCGAGGCCGATGTGTATGCTCCCGATGCCGGCTCAGCGGTGATTGCAGCCAAAAAACTGGTTGGCGCCGGATAA
- a CDS encoding trimethylamine methyltransferase family protein, which translates to MDCMDVPTFRPRLKVLNHQQALAIHTAALEILEKIGFKMEHSGALEMLADAGCSVSNKDWVRMPAFLAEEAVRSAPRQITLYDQAGNKAMPLVDGQAFYGTGSDATFTLDLETGQRRRTVLADVASFAKLVDGLENIAFAMSMANPADVPVERIYVHVFAEMVKHTNKPIVFIADSGKDMARIYDMACLVAGGEDALQQKPFILNYSEAISPLRFPENVMEKLMFCARKRIPICFPSGSNAGGGAPVTLAGALALGIAENLVGLVVHQLSGKGAPFLFGPNVSALDMKSSVVCYGCPEWSLTQAALADMRDEIYGLPIWAFAGASDAKVMDAQAGAEAMFSIITALLARANLIHDVGFLEYGSTSSLEMITMANELIAMSRFFTGGIPVNENSLALDAIKRVACGPPGSIFLMDDHTFENFMQSLFLPKLLDRSRYDAWEKEGASDLYRRCNAEAKRILAEHAVAPKPEDVLRTINGVVNTD; encoded by the coding sequence ATGGATTGTATGGATGTGCCCACCTTTCGACCGCGGCTGAAGGTTTTAAATCACCAGCAGGCTCTGGCCATCCACACGGCGGCTCTGGAAATTCTTGAAAAAATCGGATTCAAAATGGAACATTCGGGAGCCTTGGAAATGCTGGCTGATGCCGGATGCAGCGTCAGCAACAAGGACTGGGTGCGGATGCCGGCGTTTCTGGCCGAAGAAGCCGTTCGCTCGGCCCCCCGGCAGATTACCCTTTACGATCAGGCCGGCAACAAGGCCATGCCGCTGGTCGACGGGCAAGCGTTTTACGGCACCGGATCCGATGCCACCTTTACCCTGGACCTGGAAACCGGTCAGCGCCGCAGAACCGTATTGGCAGATGTTGCCAGCTTCGCCAAACTGGTGGACGGACTGGAAAACATCGCCTTTGCCATGTCGATGGCCAATCCGGCCGATGTGCCTGTGGAACGTATCTATGTGCATGTTTTTGCCGAAATGGTAAAACATACCAACAAACCGATCGTGTTTATCGCCGACAGCGGCAAAGACATGGCTCGAATATATGATATGGCTTGTCTGGTCGCCGGCGGAGAAGACGCTTTACAACAAAAACCCTTCATTCTCAATTACTCCGAAGCCATCAGCCCGTTGCGTTTTCCTGAAAATGTGATGGAAAAATTGATGTTCTGTGCCCGCAAGCGAATTCCGATTTGTTTTCCCTCCGGTTCCAATGCCGGCGGCGGTGCGCCCGTCACCCTGGCCGGGGCGCTGGCGCTGGGGATTGCTGAAAATTTGGTGGGGCTGGTGGTTCACCAACTCAGCGGCAAAGGGGCGCCGTTTTTATTCGGTCCCAATGTGAGTGCCCTGGATATGAAATCGAGTGTGGTCTGTTACGGCTGTCCCGAATGGAGCCTTACCCAGGCGGCCTTAGCCGACATGCGCGATGAAATTTACGGACTGCCGATCTGGGCCTTTGCCGGAGCTTCGGACGCCAAGGTAATGGATGCCCAGGCCGGTGCCGAGGCCATGTTTTCCATCATTACCGCCCTGCTTGCCAGGGCAAATCTGATTCACGATGTCGGTTTCTTGGAATACGGGAGCACGTCCTCGCTGGAAATGATCACCATGGCCAACGAACTGATTGCCATGAGTCGGTTTTTTACCGGCGGAATACCGGTCAATGAAAATTCATTGGCACTGGATGCCATCAAACGGGTTGCTTGCGGCCCCCCCGGTTCCATTTTTCTAATGGACGACCACACCTTTGAGAATTTCATGCAGTCTCTTTTTCTTCCGAAACTGCTGGATCGCTCTCGATACGATGCCTGGGAAAAAGAAGGCGCCAGTGATCTTTACCGGCGCTGCAATGCGGAGGCCAAACGGATTTTAGCAGAGCACGCGGTTGCGCCCAAGCCCGAGGATGTGCTAAGGACCATCAACGGCGTTGTAAATACCGATTGA